A single genomic interval of Polaribacter vadi harbors:
- the nhaC gene encoding Na+/H+ antiporter NhaC — MADNKNLSEIEIEDQKIMENKELNLFESLIPVVLLMSLLAYNIFFVEDQEWFGAYTNQYILLIGGAIAAAVGFFNKVSLNKMIAEVWENWKSVFVPIMILFLVGALAGTWLVSGIIPAMVYYGLQVLSPAIFLPASVIIAAIISIATGSSWTTSATVGIALIGIGSALGIPTGMIAGAVISGAYFGDKMSPLSDTTNLAPAMAGTDLFTHIKYMAYTTVPTIIITLIVFAILSGTIDTTGNADISNLLASINNTFNITPWLFLVPGIVIAMILMKTKPLVALGVGVLLAAVFAFIFQGDVLESLSTSKFQAIINSILVDTNIQTDDEKLSELFSSGGMNGMLWTIFLIICAMVFGGVMDAIGALAKITKSLLAVATSVFGLFASTVVSCLGLNIVASDQYLALVIPGKMFKKAYEDKGLAPENLSRTLEDSGTVTSVLIPWNTCGAYQSGVLGVDVGDYFFYAIFNYLSPIMTLLFAAFNLKIRMIIKK; from the coding sequence ATGGCAGACAACAAAAATTTATCAGAAATAGAAATTGAAGATCAAAAAATCATGGAGAATAAAGAGCTCAATCTTTTTGAATCTTTAATTCCAGTAGTTTTATTGATGAGTTTATTGGCTTATAATATCTTTTTTGTAGAGGATCAAGAATGGTTTGGAGCCTACACAAATCAATATATTTTATTAATTGGAGGTGCAATTGCAGCAGCAGTTGGTTTTTTTAATAAAGTATCATTAAACAAAATGATTGCAGAAGTTTGGGAAAACTGGAAAAGTGTTTTTGTGCCCATTATGATTTTATTTTTGGTAGGAGCTTTAGCAGGAACTTGGTTGGTAAGTGGTATTATTCCAGCTATGGTTTATTATGGATTGCAGGTTTTGAGTCCAGCTATTTTTTTACCAGCATCTGTAATTATTGCAGCAATAATTTCGATTGCAACAGGTAGTTCTTGGACAACATCTGCAACAGTTGGTATTGCATTAATTGGTATTGGAAGTGCTTTAGGAATTCCAACAGGCATGATTGCTGGAGCTGTAATTTCTGGTGCATATTTTGGCGATAAAATGTCTCCACTTTCTGATACTACAAATTTAGCACCTGCAATGGCTGGTACAGATTTGTTTACGCACATAAAATACATGGCCTACACAACTGTGCCAACTATTATAATAACATTAATTGTTTTTGCCATTTTGAGTGGCACAATTGATACTACAGGAAATGCAGATATCAGTAATTTATTAGCTTCAATTAATAATACATTTAATATTACACCGTGGTTATTTTTAGTGCCAGGAATTGTAATTGCTATGATTTTAATGAAAACAAAGCCATTAGTTGCTTTAGGAGTAGGTGTTTTATTAGCTGCTGTTTTTGCTTTTATTTTTCAAGGTGATGTTTTAGAAAGTTTATCAACATCAAAATTTCAAGCAATTATAAATTCAATTTTAGTAGATACGAATATTCAAACGGATGATGAAAAACTGTCGGAATTATTTTCTTCTGGAGGAATGAATGGAATGCTTTGGACGATTTTTTTAATTATCTGTGCCATGGTTTTTGGTGGAGTTATGGATGCTATTGGTGCATTAGCAAAAATTACAAAAAGCCTATTAGCTGTAGCAACTTCTGTATTTGGGTTGTTTGCAAGTACAGTTGTAAGTTGTTTAGGTTTAAATATTGTTGCTTCAGACCAGTATTTGGCTTTGGTTATTCCTGGTAAAATGTTTAAAAAAGCTTACGAGGATAAAGGTTTAGCTCCAGAAAATTTGAGTAGAACTTTAGAGGATTCTGGAACTGTTACCTCAGTTTTAATTCCTTGGAATACGTGTGGAGCTTATCAATCTGGAGTTTTAGGAGTTGATGTTGGAGATTATTTTTTCTATGCAATCTTTAACTATTTAAGTCCTATAATGACGTTATTGTTTGCTGCTTTTAATTTAAAAATTAGAATGATTATTAAGAAATAA
- a CDS encoding phosphatase PAP2 family protein, which translates to MINKLNPLLSVFIFVYLLTTPLFAQDTSVTKPQIGTTQKIGDILLFTLPVATFSTTLIIGDKQGSWQFTKGFLLTSAVTYGLKLGVNKQRPDMSNDNSFPSGHTSTTFQSAGFIHKRYGFKYSIPAYAIAGFTAASRIDSKKHDILDVLAGAAIGLGSNLLFTTEYQQKHMELTFYSNRKEFLVGFNYNF; encoded by the coding sequence ATGATTAACAAACTAAATCCATTATTATCGGTTTTTATTTTTGTATATCTTTTGACTACGCCACTTTTTGCGCAAGATACAAGTGTCACAAAACCACAAATTGGTACAACTCAAAAAATTGGCGATATTTTATTGTTTACTTTACCAGTTGCTACCTTTAGTACAACTCTAATTATTGGCGATAAGCAAGGTTCTTGGCAATTTACAAAAGGTTTTTTGCTAACAAGCGCAGTTACTTATGGTTTAAAATTAGGGGTAAATAAACAAAGACCAGATATGAGTAATGATAACTCTTTCCCTTCTGGGCATACTTCTACAACTTTTCAAAGTGCAGGTTTTATTCACAAACGTTATGGTTTTAAATATAGTATTCCTGCTTATGCTATAGCAGGTTTTACTGCAGCAAGTAGAATTGATTCTAAAAAACACGATATTTTAGATGTTTTAGCAGGAGCAGCCATTGGTTTGGGAAGCAACTTATTGTTCACTACAGAATATCAACAAAAACATATGGAACTTACATTTTATAGCAACCGAAAAGAATTTTTAGTAGGCTTTAATTATAATTTCTAA
- a CDS encoding outer membrane beta-barrel family protein encodes MFRYSYTILLLLFTLCINAQKTITITGQILDQETKETLPFVTISVNDETTNKIITGAISDDAGRFEIKNLAIGKYTVNISCIGFQTVKRTITSGGLNPIFDLGKIELIASAESLDEITIETKRATVNAALDKKSFSLTDNIAQSGGSVLDAMKTMPGVAFDQDGKVVLRGSDKVVVLIDGKQSSLTGFGNQKGLSNIPASNIERIEIINNPSAKYDANGFAGIVNIIYKKEKQTGLNGDVGFSFGLGALSKRKEDTPTDLGSYSVNPKLIPSLNLNYRTKNLNYFLQSEFIIQEALPNNEFTTRNYDDGRNIISQVPENRRQFRSIITGGVDWEINKNDAITIAAMFDREKHIDTSQVAFINLNNRIRNRLYTWKEEEVTSYINASINYKHNFEQAGHSISANAQYTKGLEDESYFLNDSSAIRIGRDMTNIRAIEHTTSISTDYTRALSNGRLELGVKARFRNLPVDYSINRGNKSIIYPDLGDFSTWKESLYAFYGNYLLEKEKFDVEAGLRAEQTDVSYELDPINIYYASNDAYNYFELFPSLRFTYKINDKNKISLFYNRRIDRPGEPELRVFPKYDDPELLKVGNPYLRPQFTNSIEAAHRYNWETGSLFSAVYHRQITGAYQRIFSIDNSNPEYDIVNRIYQNTGESTNTGIELLFSQDLAENWKLIASTNVYQNNINAFQGTLLFPFKRTFSIDKTSNTAGDFKLTNSFTLPLHIEAQITGLYYSKRNIPQGEELARSSVDLGLKKSLWNKKGEITLAVSDLFNNFGLRQRIKDKGFSALYENYYETQIVRLGMKYKF; translated from the coding sequence ATGTTTAGATACAGCTATACAATACTTCTATTGCTATTTACATTATGCATAAATGCACAAAAAACGATTACAATTACAGGGCAAATATTAGATCAAGAAACAAAGGAAACCTTACCTTTTGTAACTATTTCTGTAAATGATGAAACTACCAACAAAATAATTACAGGCGCAATTTCAGATGATGCTGGTCGTTTTGAAATAAAAAATTTAGCAATAGGAAAATACACTGTAAACATCTCTTGCATAGGTTTTCAAACAGTAAAAAGAACTATAACTTCTGGAGGATTAAATCCTATTTTCGATTTAGGAAAAATAGAACTAATAGCTTCAGCAGAATCTTTAGATGAAATTACAATCGAAACAAAAAGAGCGACAGTAAATGCGGCTTTAGATAAAAAATCTTTTAGTTTAACAGATAATATTGCGCAATCTGGAGGGTCAGTTTTAGATGCTATGAAAACAATGCCTGGTGTCGCTTTTGATCAAGATGGAAAAGTAGTTTTACGTGGAAGTGATAAAGTAGTTGTTTTAATTGATGGAAAACAATCAAGCTTAACAGGTTTTGGAAATCAAAAAGGGTTGAGTAATATTCCTGCTTCTAACATAGAAAGAATTGAAATTATTAATAATCCGTCAGCAAAATATGATGCGAATGGCTTTGCAGGGATTGTAAATATCATCTACAAAAAAGAAAAACAAACAGGTTTAAATGGCGATGTTGGTTTTTCTTTTGGTTTAGGTGCTTTATCAAAAAGAAAAGAAGATACACCTACAGATTTAGGAAGTTATTCTGTAAACCCGAAATTAATTCCGAGTTTAAATCTAAATTACAGAACTAAAAATCTAAATTACTTTTTACAATCAGAATTTATTATTCAAGAAGCGTTACCAAATAACGAATTTACCACCAGAAATTATGATGATGGAAGAAATATTATTTCTCAAGTTCCAGAAAATAGAAGACAATTTCGTTCTATAATTACAGGGGGTGTTGATTGGGAAATCAACAAAAATGACGCCATAACAATTGCTGCAATGTTTGATAGAGAAAAACATATAGACACCTCTCAAGTAGCTTTTATCAACCTTAATAATAGAATTAGAAATCGTTTATATACTTGGAAAGAAGAAGAAGTTACCAGTTATATAAATGCATCTATAAATTACAAACATAATTTTGAGCAAGCAGGGCACTCGATTTCTGCAAACGCTCAATATACAAAAGGTTTAGAAGACGAAAGTTATTTTTTAAATGATAGTTCTGCCATAAGAATTGGTAGAGATATGACAAATATTCGCGCCATTGAACACACCACAAGTATCTCTACAGATTATACACGTGCTTTAAGCAATGGGCGTTTAGAATTAGGTGTAAAAGCAAGATTTAGAAATTTACCTGTTGATTATTCCATAAACCGTGGAAATAAATCTATTATTTATCCAGATTTGGGAGATTTTTCTACTTGGAAAGAGAGCTTATATGCTTTCTATGGAAATTATTTATTAGAAAAAGAAAAATTTGATGTAGAAGCTGGTTTAAGAGCAGAACAAACTGATGTTTCTTATGAGTTAGATCCTATAAATATCTATTATGCAAGCAATGACGCTTATAATTATTTTGAGTTATTTCCAAGTTTACGTTTTACTTATAAAATAAATGATAAAAATAAAATTTCTTTATTTTACAACAGAAGAATAGACAGACCAGGAGAACCAGAATTGCGTGTTTTTCCTAAATATGATGACCCAGAATTGCTAAAAGTAGGAAACCCATATTTACGCCCGCAATTTACAAATAGTATAGAGGCTGCACATCGTTATAATTGGGAAACTGGTTCATTATTTTCTGCAGTATATCATAGACAGATAACTGGAGCTTACCAACGCATATTTAGTATTGATAATAGCAACCCAGAGTATGATATTGTAAATCGAATTTATCAAAACACTGGCGAAAGTACCAATACAGGAATTGAATTATTATTCAGTCAAGATCTTGCCGAAAATTGGAAATTAATTGCAAGTACAAATGTGTATCAAAATAATATAAATGCTTTTCAAGGTACTTTACTGTTTCCTTTTAAGAGAACTTTTTCTATTGATAAAACATCTAATACAGCAGGCGACTTTAAATTAACAAACTCATTTACACTTCCCTTACATATCGAAGCTCAAATTACAGGTTTGTATTATTCCAAACGTAATATTCCACAAGGAGAAGAATTGGCACGTTCTTCTGTTGATTTAGGTTTAAAGAAATCTCTTTGGAATAAAAAAGGAGAAATCACTCTAGCTGTAAGCGATTTATTTAACAATTTTGGTTTAAGACAACGTATTAAAGACAAAGGTTTTTCTGCTTTGTATGAGAATTATTATGAAACTCAGATTGTACGTTTAGGGATGAAATATAAATTTTAA
- a CDS encoding sensor histidine kinase, whose protein sequence is MNKKIKLIKKTSKTFLFTGLFLIVLSSIVLYFYTRNLLQNEVEEVLYSTEARVVHALENNENIYSLPPVTEVKKIHLLKKKFLKDTIIYDPSQDEMELFRELSTFKKINGKKYQITVRNLVVETENILVAIVVSYLIIFSLVFMFLFYFNTKRNLTIWKPFFMNLEQMKNFSLTSKEPIHLVESDILEFSELKSEIETLTGKVKRDYENLKQFTEDVSHEIQTPLAIIQAKIDSIINENTINEKQFNQITSIQKDIQRLKQLNKKITILTKIDNNQFISTTSINLTDLINEKINNYKELTSNTIHFTATKNLIISMDAFLADILINNLITNALKYSLKNNAVLISVDENSLVISNIGEKAILHPEKLFQRFYRESTKNQSIGLGLAIIKKICDLYHFDVSYQFTKNRHTFSLQFKK, encoded by the coding sequence GTGAATAAAAAGATAAAACTTATCAAAAAAACATCTAAAACCTTTCTTTTTACTGGTTTATTCTTGATTGTTTTAAGTTCGATTGTATTGTATTTTTATACCAGAAATTTATTACAAAATGAAGTTGAAGAAGTTTTATATTCAACTGAAGCAAGAGTTGTACACGCTTTAGAAAATAATGAAAATATTTATTCTTTACCACCAGTTACAGAAGTAAAAAAGATTCATCTCTTAAAGAAAAAATTTTTAAAAGACACCATTATTTATGATCCCTCGCAAGACGAAATGGAGCTTTTTAGAGAACTATCTACTTTTAAGAAAATCAACGGAAAAAAGTATCAAATTACAGTTCGTAATTTAGTGGTAGAAACTGAAAATATTTTAGTAGCCATTGTAGTTTCTTATTTAATAATCTTTTCGTTAGTTTTTATGTTCTTGTTCTATTTTAACACTAAAAGGAACCTTACTATATGGAAACCTTTTTTTATGAATTTAGAACAAATGAAAAACTTCTCTTTAACATCTAAAGAGCCTATTCATTTGGTTGAAAGTGATATTTTAGAGTTTTCAGAATTAAAATCAGAAATTGAAACCTTAACAGGAAAAGTTAAAAGAGATTACGAAAACTTAAAGCAATTTACAGAAGATGTTTCTCATGAAATACAAACTCCTTTGGCAATAATTCAAGCTAAAATTGATTCAATTATTAATGAAAATACAATCAATGAAAAGCAATTTAACCAAATAACATCCATTCAAAAAGATATTCAGCGATTAAAACAACTCAATAAAAAAATTACTATTCTCACAAAAATTGATAATAATCAGTTTATAAGTACCACCTCTATAAATCTAACCGATTTAATTAACGAGAAAATAAATAATTATAAAGAACTAACTTCAAATACTATTCATTTTACAGCAACTAAAAATTTAATAATTTCTATGGATGCCTTTTTAGCAGATATTTTGATTAACAACCTAATTACTAATGCATTAAAATACAGTTTAAAAAATAATGCTGTTTTAATTTCTGTTGATGAAAATTCTTTGGTAATCTCTAATATTGGTGAAAAAGCAATTTTGCATCCAGAGAAATTATTCCAGCGTTTTTATAGAGAATCTACAAAAAACCAATCCATAGGTTTGGGCTTGGCAATTATTAAAAAAATTTGCGACTTATATCATTTTGATGTTTCTTATCAGTTTACAAAAAACCGACATACTTTTTCACTTCAATTTAAAAAGTAA
- a CDS encoding response regulator transcription factor — MKYLIAEDETDLQQAIADYLQKDGNICEVASNFEEAFEKVAIYDYDIVILDINLISGSGIDILKIIKKNKKRAGVIIISANNSLSDKLEGLDLGADDYMTKPFHLAELNSRIKAVLRRGKYGGDEVIEFNEIKIDTKSKAAFIADKEMALTKKEYDLLIFFISNKGRVLSKEIIAEHLCGDDSDLLDNFDFIYVHINNLRKKLTAEGAKYIKTAYGSGYKFIED; from the coding sequence ATGAAATATTTAATAGCCGAAGATGAAACTGATTTGCAACAAGCTATTGCAGATTATTTACAAAAGGATGGCAATATTTGTGAAGTAGCGTCTAATTTTGAAGAGGCTTTTGAAAAAGTAGCTATCTATGATTATGATATTGTTATTTTAGATATTAATCTAATTTCTGGAAGTGGAATTGATATACTAAAAATAATTAAAAAAAATAAAAAAAGAGCTGGTGTTATTATTATTTCTGCAAACAACTCTCTTTCTGATAAATTAGAAGGTTTAGATTTAGGAGCAGATGATTATATGACAAAACCATTCCATTTAGCAGAACTAAATTCTAGAATTAAAGCAGTTTTACGTCGTGGAAAATATGGTGGAGATGAAGTTATAGAATTTAATGAAATAAAAATTGACACAAAATCTAAAGCCGCTTTTATTGCCGATAAAGAAATGGCATTAACAAAGAAAGAATACGATTTATTAATATTTTTCATTTCAAATAAAGGGCGTGTTTTATCCAAAGAAATTATCGCAGAACATCTTTGTGGAGATGATAGTGATTTACTCGATAATTTCGATTTTATTTATGTTCATATAAATAACTTACGAAAAAAATTAACAGCAGAAGGCGCAAAATATATAAAAACCGCTTATGGAAGTGGTTATAAATTTATAGAAGATTAA
- a CDS encoding phosphatase PAP2 family protein — MLKFLKLVKEYLSIKFKKYDSKIPYAIIIAVALAIVILGIKFFVELTESLHTDVLANSDTIISEYIASFRTPVLTKYFTFITDVGDIWGYLIVFIICTILFYRFFKRWKYPLQLSLILILALSSNLFLKQLINRARPTLEHLVTVKTLSYPSGHAMTAMAFYGFLIYLIFTFKFKKVLKFTIITLLGFLILSIGISRIYLGVHFPSDILGGFAAGFIWVVFCILVLNIFKIFREDPAT, encoded by the coding sequence ATGCTCAAATTTTTAAAACTTGTTAAAGAATATTTATCTATAAAATTCAAAAAATATGATAGCAAAATTCCCTATGCTATTATAATTGCAGTTGCTTTAGCAATTGTTATTCTCGGAATTAAGTTTTTTGTAGAACTTACAGAAAGTTTGCACACAGATGTTTTAGCTAACTCTGATACTATTATAAGTGAATATATAGCTTCTTTTAGAACACCAGTTTTAACTAAGTATTTTACATTTATAACAGATGTAGGTGATATTTGGGGATATTTAATTGTGTTTATAATTTGTACAATTCTTTTTTATAGATTTTTTAAGAGATGGAAATATCCTTTGCAATTATCCTTAATTTTAATTTTAGCTTTGAGTTCTAATTTATTTTTAAAGCAATTAATAAACAGAGCAAGACCAACTTTAGAGCATTTAGTTACAGTAAAAACATTGAGTTATCCAAGTGGACATGCAATGACTGCCATGGCTTTTTACGGTTTTTTAATCTATTTAATATTTACGTTTAAATTCAAGAAAGTATTAAAATTTACCATTATAACTTTATTAGGATTTCTAATTTTAAGTATTGGAATTAGTAGAATTTATTTGGGAGTCCATTTTCCATCCGATATTTTAGGTGGTTTTGCAGCAGGTTTTATTTGGGTGGTTTTCTGTATTTTAGTTTTAAATATTTTCAAAATTTTTAGAGAAGACCCAGCAACTTAA
- a CDS encoding DUF1963 domain-containing protein, protein MDNSYHIIFEEKFVQHQDFGQRNGLHSTWSLNTLNDFKFKFGGKLQNGLNRLISFDDNFGRKISINNVTFAINFEDFFNAQINLQNIFYQHLDNSIIKPLTKINIVNTYSNYPLKETEIKLALTPKEFLNQNWEGNSNRIGGNPIWVQKSENLYCPKCNHKMSFIFQLDSGLPDLNPNNNYEIMFGNDGVCYAFWCLKDKISGYLWQST, encoded by the coding sequence ATGGATAACAGTTATCATATTATATTTGAAGAAAAATTTGTGCAACATCAAGATTTTGGACAAAGAAATGGCTTGCACTCAACTTGGAGCTTGAATACTTTAAATGATTTTAAATTCAAATTTGGAGGTAAATTACAAAATGGTTTGAATCGTTTAATTTCTTTTGATGATAACTTTGGAAGAAAAATTAGTATAAATAACGTAACTTTTGCAATTAATTTTGAGGACTTTTTTAATGCTCAAATTAATCTACAAAATATATTTTATCAACATCTAGATAATAGCATTATAAAACCATTAACCAAAATCAATATTGTAAATACATATTCCAATTATCCTTTAAAAGAAACAGAAATAAAGCTAGCTTTAACTCCTAAAGAATTTTTAAACCAGAATTGGGAAGGTAATTCTAATAGAATTGGGGGAAATCCGATTTGGGTTCAAAAATCTGAAAATTTATATTGCCCAAAATGTAATCATAAAATGAGTTTTATTTTTCAGCTTGATAGTGGATTACCAGATTTAAATCCAAATAACAATTACGAAATAATGTTTGGAAATGATGGAGTTTGCTATGCTTTTTGGTGCCTAAAAGATAAAATAAGTGGCTATTTGTGGCAATCAACTTAA
- a CDS encoding putative porin, translating into MMTKKIIFSFIAFICVFSTFSQRALSGNRELSKEDINLSNGDSTRTGMTKVILSGETKYTDYKIFSHKRDTSYIDTTLTLDKEYKFNFLRKDNFELLAFHNQGQTFNNLGYSFDNVSRFPDIGFSAKQVSYFEIDDIKYYEVPTPTTEILYRTGLQQGQALDALFTLNFSKRFNVSLSYKAIRSLGAYRRALVSNGNFRGAFHYRTENNRYEIRGHLAAQDFFHQESGGLTDESLQNFIDDDPDFTQRSRLDINLEDAESQFDASRVYFEHSYKLLAKKDTLNDKDFSNLKIGHVFTSENKSYSFNQNSITTDFFGNANSSGATNNDAQHSITNNEVNLEFNSKYVLGKFRAKANLTSYSYGYDTILNSNSNLNKLKLEGNAISVGADWNAKIKNFQLNADASLTPGSGRLSGNYLKGEAVYDKDSLFTIKGSLLISSKSPNFNTLLHQSKYDDYNWQNDFSNINTRDLGFSIASKWINAGLNFTNIDNYTYFDENNLPQQFENQITYLKVKANREFKFWKFGLDNTVMYQNVSSGSSVFRVPEFVTRNTFYYTDEWFKGKPMLVNIGVTFKYFTKYNANAYNPLLAEFKLQNTQEIGYPTFDVFFNARVRRTRLYLKVDNVTSSFSEKNYFSAPNYPYRDFTVRFGLVWNWFI; encoded by the coding sequence ATGATGACTAAAAAAATTATTTTCTCTTTTATTGCCTTTATTTGTGTCTTTTCTACTTTTTCTCAAAGAGCTTTAAGTGGTAATCGAGAACTTTCTAAAGAAGATATAAACCTATCTAATGGAGATTCTACAAGAACTGGAATGACAAAAGTAATTTTATCTGGCGAAACAAAATATACAGATTATAAGATTTTCTCTCATAAAAGAGATACTTCTTATATAGACACGACTCTTACACTTGATAAAGAATATAAATTTAACTTTTTAAGAAAAGATAATTTTGAGTTACTTGCTTTTCATAATCAAGGACAAACTTTTAATAATTTAGGTTATAGTTTTGATAATGTAAGTCGTTTTCCAGACATTGGTTTTAGCGCAAAACAAGTTAGTTATTTTGAAATTGACGATATAAAATATTACGAAGTACCCACACCAACTACAGAAATTTTATACAGAACAGGCTTACAACAAGGTCAAGCTTTAGATGCACTTTTTACTTTAAATTTCTCTAAAAGATTTAATGTATCTCTTTCTTACAAAGCCATACGTTCTTTGGGTGCTTACAGAAGAGCATTGGTTAGTAATGGTAATTTTAGAGGTGCTTTTCATTACAGAACCGAAAATAACAGGTATGAAATTAGAGGACATTTAGCAGCTCAAGATTTTTTTCATCAAGAAAGTGGTGGTTTAACAGATGAATCTTTACAAAATTTTATTGATGATGATCCAGATTTTACTCAAAGATCTAGATTAGACATCAATTTAGAAGATGCAGAAAGTCAGTTTGATGCCAGCAGAGTTTATTTTGAACACAGTTATAAATTACTCGCAAAAAAAGACACTTTAAACGATAAGGATTTTAGCAATTTGAAAATCGGCCATGTTTTTACAAGTGAAAATAAAAGCTATAGTTTTAATCAAAACTCAATTACCACCGATTTTTTTGGCAATGCAAATTCTTCTGGAGCTACTAATAATGATGCTCAACACTCCATAACAAACAACGAAGTAAACCTAGAATTTAACTCTAAATATGTTTTAGGAAAATTTAGAGCCAAAGCCAATCTTACCAGTTATTCTTATGGTTATGATACTATTTTAAATAGCAACAGTAATTTAAATAAATTAAAATTAGAAGGAAATGCAATTTCTGTTGGTGCAGATTGGAATGCAAAAATTAAAAACTTTCAATTAAATGCAGATGCTTCTTTAACACCTGGTTCTGGCAGATTATCTGGAAATTATTTAAAAGGTGAAGCTGTTTATGATAAAGATAGTTTATTTACAATTAAAGGAAGTTTGTTAATCAGTTCTAAATCGCCAAATTTTAACACACTACTTCATCAAAGTAAGTATGATGATTATAATTGGCAAAACGATTTTAGCAATATAAATACTAGAGATTTAGGTTTTTCGATAGCTTCTAAATGGATAAATGCAGGTTTAAATTTCACAAATATTGATAATTATACGTATTTTGATGAAAACAATTTACCTCAACAATTTGAGAATCAAATCACCTACTTAAAAGTAAAAGCAAATAGGGAATTTAAGTTTTGGAAATTTGGGTTGGACAATACAGTAATGTATCAAAATGTAAGCAGTGGAAGTTCGGTTTTTAGAGTGCCAGAATTTGTAACAAGAAATACTTTTTATTATACTGATGAATGGTTTAAAGGCAAACCAATGTTGGTAAATATTGGTGTTACTTTTAAGTATTTTACAAAATACAATGCAAATGCTTACAACCCATTATTAGCTGAATTTAAGCTACAAAACACGCAAGAAATTGGTTATCCTACTTTTGATGTTTTCTTTAACGCAAGAGTTCGTAGAACACGTTTGTATTTAAAGGTTGATAATGTAACTTCTAGTTTTTCTGAAAAGAATTATTTTTCTGCACCTAATTATCCTTACAGAGATTTTACAGTTCGTTTTGGATTGGTTTGGAATTGGTTTATATAG
- a CDS encoding ribonuclease HII — MLLSNYSDFSLEAGTDEAGRGCLCGPVVAAAVILPKDFTHPFLNDSKQLSEKRREELRPFIEENALAFGVSFIWQEEVDKINVLQASITGMHRAIDQLKITPEFIIIDGNKFRDYKEIPHKTIVKGDSKYLSIAAASVLAKTYRDEYMDKIHQEFPMYNWAKNKGYPTKEHRNGIREFGATIHHRKTFKLLPEQLKLKI, encoded by the coding sequence ATGTTATTATCCAACTATAGTGATTTTTCTTTAGAAGCTGGTACAGACGAAGCTGGTAGAGGCTGTTTATGTGGACCAGTTGTGGCTGCAGCAGTAATTTTACCCAAAGATTTTACGCATCCTTTTTTAAACGATTCCAAACAATTATCAGAAAAAAGGAGGGAAGAGTTACGCCCTTTTATAGAAGAAAATGCACTCGCATTTGGAGTTTCTTTTATTTGGCAAGAAGAAGTTGATAAAATTAACGTTTTACAAGCCTCAATTACAGGCATGCACAGAGCTATTGATCAGCTTAAAATTACGCCTGAATTTATAATTATAGATGGTAATAAATTCAGAGATTACAAAGAAATTCCACACAAAACTATTGTAAAAGGCGATTCCAAATATCTAAGTATTGCAGCAGCTTCAGTGTTGGCAAAAACGTACAGAGACGAATATATGGATAAAATTCATCAGGAATTCCCAATGTATAATTGGGCAAAAAATAAAGGGTATCCAACCAAAGAGCATAGAAATGGAATTCGCGAATTTGGTGCAACCATTCATCACAGAAAAACATTTAAACTTTTGCCAGAACAATTAAAATTGAAGATTTAA